One stretch of Brachyhypopomus gauderio isolate BG-103 chromosome 8, BGAUD_0.2, whole genome shotgun sequence DNA includes these proteins:
- the LOC143521463 gene encoding tubulin monoglycylase TTLL3-like isoform X2 — protein sequence MDVPKLSRAVQPGQRDGGDVGVEKCPVLSSDSAPEGRVRRGLLNPHAINPERLHTAKALVEKAIKMRKIFSVQGPYPVVRAALRARGWLERRLPQSSHRLVRRRSQEEDDGNDVDESSDDDDDDDNEEEQKEDPNDIYDLMCRMVRNEMTYLYWTTRRDSIDNRSLRKEQMTNHYAKAGTFTTKVGLCVNLRNLHWFDSADPDTFFPRCYRLGAEDEKNAFIEDFRRTACTSFLQYVVERSYRAIDQKKVCKRQAPSVVPSRMVHSAIEVCQDYLDSFDHSDLDISLDSTPTLSDQQWSEFLHNYYLAVHHGAQIEDSVRHLQSCQAVLHRLRKVSPQLDTDGVHNIWIIKPGAKSRGRGIVCINRLEGILRLVDSDPTLIKDSKWVVQKYIERPYLVHGTKFDLRQWFLVTDWNPLTVWFYRKCYLRFSTQPYSVDTLDSSVHLCNNSIQKHFQPSQQRHPLVPKDNMWSCEQFCTFLASQGQEAQWANVIVPGMKKAIIHALQTAQDLVETRRGSFELYGADFMLGQDLRPWLIEINASPTMAASTPVTARLCAAVQEDTLRVVLDHRLDRGADTGAFQLIYKQAVVEVPQYVGVNLLVEGSRIKRPHPARCKHTNVPIASRRRLPAKQNESATEKPKPLPKRWMKMGVQQLTLNPAPDVSKHAFQLAESGKLDRSVPGAGSPQVSSRLAARSLNTPSRRSLFMGHAALRLRPGQTHPAKKAQQGPVLSLCFTGSQEPEGEPTVLASSAVSGVRFQRRSRQHQNRAIQATGVGKITSTRPKC from the exons ATGGATGTTCCAAAACTGAGCAGGGCTGTTCAACCTGGCCAGAGGGACGGAGGGGACGTGGGGGTTGAGAAATGCCCTGTGTTGAGCTCAGACAGTG CTCCAGAGGGAAGGGTTCGGCGGGGTCTCCTCAACCCCCACGCCATCAACCCAGAGCGGCTGCACACAGCCAAGGCTCTGGTGGAGAAGGCCATTAAG ATGCGTAAGATCTTCTCCGTCCAGGGTCCATACCCTGTGGTGCGTGCGGCGCTGAGAGCCAGAGGATGGCTCGAACGACGTCTGCCGCAGTCCAGCCATCGTTTGGTTCGACGGCGTAGTCAGGAGGAGGATGATGGGAATGATGTGGATGAAAGCagcgatgatgatgacgatgatgataaTG AGGAAGAACAGAAAGAAGACCCAAATGACATTTATGACCTAATG TGTCGAATGGTCAGAAATGAGATGACGTATTTATATTGGACAACACGGAGGGATTCCATCGATAACCGCAGTCTTAGGAAAGAGCAGATGACCAATCATTATGCAAAGGCTGGAACTTTCACGACAAAG GTTGGATTATGTGTGAACCTGAGGAATCTGCACTGGTTTGATTCAGCTGACCCAGACACATTTTTCCCACGATGCTACAGACTTGGGGCTGAGGATGAGAAGAATGCCTTTATTG AGGACTTCAGAAGGACAGCGTGTACCAGCTTCCTTCAGTATGTGGTGGAGAGAAGCTACAGGGCAATAG ATCAGAAGAAAGTCTGTAAGCGTCAGGCCCCGTCAGTGGTCCCGTCCAGAATGGTTCACAGTGCAATAGAGGTGTGCCAGGACTATTTGGACAGTTTTGACCACAGTGATCTAGACATCTCCTTGGATTCAACACCCACACTTAGTGACCAGCAGTGGTCAGAGTTTCTTCATAACTACTACCTGGCTGTCCA CCATGGAGCACAGATAGAGGACAGTGTTCGTCACCTGCAAAGCTGTCAGGCCGTGCTGCATAGGCTGCGCAAGGTCAGTCCACAGCTGGACACAGACGGCGTGCACAACATCTGGATCATCAAACCCGGAGCAAAGTCTCGTGGAAGGG GTATCGTGTGCATTAATCGGCTGGAGGGGATACTGAGGTTGGTGGACAGTGATCCCACACTGATTAAGGACAGCAAGTGGGTGGTGCAGAAGTACATAGAACGGCCCTATCTGGTCCACGGAACCAAGTTCGACTTGCGACAGTGGTTCCTGGTGACTGACTGGAATCCTCTCACTGTGTGGTTCTACAGGAAGTGCTACCTGCGCTTCTCCACACAGCCCTACTCAGTGGACACACTGGACAG TTCAGTTCACCTGTGCAACAACTCCATCCAAAAGCACTTCCAGCCTTCTCAACAGCGCCACCCTCTGGTTCCCAAGGACAACATGTGGTCGTGCGAGCAATTTTGCACTTTCCTTGCCAGCCAGGGCCAGGAGGCCCAGTGGGCAAACGTGATAGTCCCGGGTATGAAGAAAGCCATAATTCATGCACTACAGACCGCACAGGACCTGGTGGAAACCAGACGTGGGAGCTTTGAACTGTACGGGGCTGATTTCATGTTGGGGCAGGACCTGCGCCCCTGGCTGATTGAGATCAATGCCAGCCCGACCATGGCGGCGTCCACGCCTGTGACTGCCAGGCTGTGTGCAGCTGTGCAGGAGGACACCTTGCGTGTTGTGCTGGACCACCGGCTGGACCGAGGTGCTGACACAGGAGCCTTTCAGCTCATATACAAGCAG gCTGTTGTCGAGGTTCCGCAATATGTAGGGGTCAACCTCCTTGTTGAGGGATCTCGTATCAAACGGCCCCACCCAGCCCGTTGTAAACATACGAACGTACCCATCGCTTCAAGGCGACGTCTTCCCGCTAAACAAAACGAATCTGCCACGGAGAAACCAAAGCCCCTGCCTAAACGCTGGATGAAGATGGGAGTGCAGCAGCTGACCTTAAACCCAGCTCCAGACGTGTCTAAGCACGCCTTTCAACTTGCGGAGTCCGGCAAGCTTGACCGTTCTGTGCCGGGGGCAGGCTCGCCGCAGGTGTCATCCCGATTGGCAGCACGCTCTCTGAACACACCCTCACGGAGGTCGTTATTCATGGGCCATGCAGCTTTGAGGCTGAGGCCAGGGCAAACACACCCTGCCAAGAAGGCCCAGCAGGGCCCTGTGCTGTCCCTATGCTTCACTGGCTCTCAGGAGCCGGAGGGAGAGCCCACTGTGCTAGCATCCAGCGCAGTCTCTGGTGTCCGCTTTCAGAGACGGTCACGGCAACATCAAAACCGGGCTATCCAGGCCACTGGTGTCGGAAAGATTACTTCTACAAGGCCTAAGTGTTAG
- the LOC143521463 gene encoding tubulin monoglycylase TTLL3-like isoform X3: MRKIFSVQGPYPVVRAALRARGWLERRLPQSSHRLVRRRSQEEDDGNDVDESSDDDDDDDNEEEQKEDPNDIYDLMCRMVRNEMTYLYWTTRRDSIDNRSLRKEQMTNHYAKAGTFTTKVGLCVNLRNLHWFDSADPDTFFPRCYRLGAEDEKNAFIEDFRRTACTSFLQYVVERSYRAIDQKKVCKRQAPSVVPSRMVHSAIEVCQDYLDSFDHSDLDISLDSTPTLSDQQWSEFLHNYYLAVQFNQIYTLLQLHPANPGHGAQIEDSVRHLQSCQAVLHRLRKVSPQLDTDGVHNIWIIKPGAKSRGRGIVCINRLEGILRLVDSDPTLIKDSKWVVQKYIERPYLVHGTKFDLRQWFLVTDWNPLTVWFYRKCYLRFSTQPYSVDTLDSSVHLCNNSIQKHFQPSQQRHPLVPKDNMWSCEQFCTFLASQGQEAQWANVIVPGMKKAIIHALQTAQDLVETRRGSFELYGADFMLGQDLRPWLIEINASPTMAASTPVTARLCAAVQEDTLRVVLDHRLDRGADTGAFQLIYKQAVVEVPQYVGVNLLVEGSRIKRPHPARCKHTNVPIASRRRLPAKQNESATEKPKPLPKRWMKMGVQQLTLNPAPDVSKHAFQLAESGKLDRSVPGAGSPQVSSRLAARSLNTPSRRSLFMGHAALRLRPGQTHPAKKAQQGPVLSLCFTGSQEPEGEPTVLASSAVSGVRFQRRSRQHQNRAIQATGVGKITSTRPKC, encoded by the exons ATGCGTAAGATCTTCTCCGTCCAGGGTCCATACCCTGTGGTGCGTGCGGCGCTGAGAGCCAGAGGATGGCTCGAACGACGTCTGCCGCAGTCCAGCCATCGTTTGGTTCGACGGCGTAGTCAGGAGGAGGATGATGGGAATGATGTGGATGAAAGCagcgatgatgatgacgatgatgataaTG AGGAAGAACAGAAAGAAGACCCAAATGACATTTATGACCTAATG TGTCGAATGGTCAGAAATGAGATGACGTATTTATATTGGACAACACGGAGGGATTCCATCGATAACCGCAGTCTTAGGAAAGAGCAGATGACCAATCATTATGCAAAGGCTGGAACTTTCACGACAAAG GTTGGATTATGTGTGAACCTGAGGAATCTGCACTGGTTTGATTCAGCTGACCCAGACACATTTTTCCCACGATGCTACAGACTTGGGGCTGAGGATGAGAAGAATGCCTTTATTG AGGACTTCAGAAGGACAGCGTGTACCAGCTTCCTTCAGTATGTGGTGGAGAGAAGCTACAGGGCAATAG ATCAGAAGAAAGTCTGTAAGCGTCAGGCCCCGTCAGTGGTCCCGTCCAGAATGGTTCACAGTGCAATAGAGGTGTGCCAGGACTATTTGGACAGTTTTGACCACAGTGATCTAGACATCTCCTTGGATTCAACACCCACACTTAGTGACCAGCAGTGGTCAGAGTTTCTTCATAACTACTACCTGGCTGTCCA GTTTAATCAAATTTACACTCTGCTCCAACTCCACCCAGCTAATCCAGG CCATGGAGCACAGATAGAGGACAGTGTTCGTCACCTGCAAAGCTGTCAGGCCGTGCTGCATAGGCTGCGCAAGGTCAGTCCACAGCTGGACACAGACGGCGTGCACAACATCTGGATCATCAAACCCGGAGCAAAGTCTCGTGGAAGGG GTATCGTGTGCATTAATCGGCTGGAGGGGATACTGAGGTTGGTGGACAGTGATCCCACACTGATTAAGGACAGCAAGTGGGTGGTGCAGAAGTACATAGAACGGCCCTATCTGGTCCACGGAACCAAGTTCGACTTGCGACAGTGGTTCCTGGTGACTGACTGGAATCCTCTCACTGTGTGGTTCTACAGGAAGTGCTACCTGCGCTTCTCCACACAGCCCTACTCAGTGGACACACTGGACAG TTCAGTTCACCTGTGCAACAACTCCATCCAAAAGCACTTCCAGCCTTCTCAACAGCGCCACCCTCTGGTTCCCAAGGACAACATGTGGTCGTGCGAGCAATTTTGCACTTTCCTTGCCAGCCAGGGCCAGGAGGCCCAGTGGGCAAACGTGATAGTCCCGGGTATGAAGAAAGCCATAATTCATGCACTACAGACCGCACAGGACCTGGTGGAAACCAGACGTGGGAGCTTTGAACTGTACGGGGCTGATTTCATGTTGGGGCAGGACCTGCGCCCCTGGCTGATTGAGATCAATGCCAGCCCGACCATGGCGGCGTCCACGCCTGTGACTGCCAGGCTGTGTGCAGCTGTGCAGGAGGACACCTTGCGTGTTGTGCTGGACCACCGGCTGGACCGAGGTGCTGACACAGGAGCCTTTCAGCTCATATACAAGCAG gCTGTTGTCGAGGTTCCGCAATATGTAGGGGTCAACCTCCTTGTTGAGGGATCTCGTATCAAACGGCCCCACCCAGCCCGTTGTAAACATACGAACGTACCCATCGCTTCAAGGCGACGTCTTCCCGCTAAACAAAACGAATCTGCCACGGAGAAACCAAAGCCCCTGCCTAAACGCTGGATGAAGATGGGAGTGCAGCAGCTGACCTTAAACCCAGCTCCAGACGTGTCTAAGCACGCCTTTCAACTTGCGGAGTCCGGCAAGCTTGACCGTTCTGTGCCGGGGGCAGGCTCGCCGCAGGTGTCATCCCGATTGGCAGCACGCTCTCTGAACACACCCTCACGGAGGTCGTTATTCATGGGCCATGCAGCTTTGAGGCTGAGGCCAGGGCAAACACACCCTGCCAAGAAGGCCCAGCAGGGCCCTGTGCTGTCCCTATGCTTCACTGGCTCTCAGGAGCCGGAGGGAGAGCCCACTGTGCTAGCATCCAGCGCAGTCTCTGGTGTCCGCTTTCAGAGACGGTCACGGCAACATCAAAACCGGGCTATCCAGGCCACTGGTGTCGGAAAGATTACTTCTACAAGGCCTAAGTGTTAG
- the LOC143521463 gene encoding tubulin monoglycylase TTLL3-like isoform X1: MDVPKLSRAVQPGQRDGGDVGVEKCPVLSSDSAPEGRVRRGLLNPHAINPERLHTAKALVEKAIKMRKIFSVQGPYPVVRAALRARGWLERRLPQSSHRLVRRRSQEEDDGNDVDESSDDDDDDDNEEEQKEDPNDIYDLMCRMVRNEMTYLYWTTRRDSIDNRSLRKEQMTNHYAKAGTFTTKVGLCVNLRNLHWFDSADPDTFFPRCYRLGAEDEKNAFIEDFRRTACTSFLQYVVERSYRAIDQKKVCKRQAPSVVPSRMVHSAIEVCQDYLDSFDHSDLDISLDSTPTLSDQQWSEFLHNYYLAVQFNQIYTLLQLHPANPGHGAQIEDSVRHLQSCQAVLHRLRKVSPQLDTDGVHNIWIIKPGAKSRGRGIVCINRLEGILRLVDSDPTLIKDSKWVVQKYIERPYLVHGTKFDLRQWFLVTDWNPLTVWFYRKCYLRFSTQPYSVDTLDSSVHLCNNSIQKHFQPSQQRHPLVPKDNMWSCEQFCTFLASQGQEAQWANVIVPGMKKAIIHALQTAQDLVETRRGSFELYGADFMLGQDLRPWLIEINASPTMAASTPVTARLCAAVQEDTLRVVLDHRLDRGADTGAFQLIYKQAVVEVPQYVGVNLLVEGSRIKRPHPARCKHTNVPIASRRRLPAKQNESATEKPKPLPKRWMKMGVQQLTLNPAPDVSKHAFQLAESGKLDRSVPGAGSPQVSSRLAARSLNTPSRRSLFMGHAALRLRPGQTHPAKKAQQGPVLSLCFTGSQEPEGEPTVLASSAVSGVRFQRRSRQHQNRAIQATGVGKITSTRPKC; this comes from the exons ATGGATGTTCCAAAACTGAGCAGGGCTGTTCAACCTGGCCAGAGGGACGGAGGGGACGTGGGGGTTGAGAAATGCCCTGTGTTGAGCTCAGACAGTG CTCCAGAGGGAAGGGTTCGGCGGGGTCTCCTCAACCCCCACGCCATCAACCCAGAGCGGCTGCACACAGCCAAGGCTCTGGTGGAGAAGGCCATTAAG ATGCGTAAGATCTTCTCCGTCCAGGGTCCATACCCTGTGGTGCGTGCGGCGCTGAGAGCCAGAGGATGGCTCGAACGACGTCTGCCGCAGTCCAGCCATCGTTTGGTTCGACGGCGTAGTCAGGAGGAGGATGATGGGAATGATGTGGATGAAAGCagcgatgatgatgacgatgatgataaTG AGGAAGAACAGAAAGAAGACCCAAATGACATTTATGACCTAATG TGTCGAATGGTCAGAAATGAGATGACGTATTTATATTGGACAACACGGAGGGATTCCATCGATAACCGCAGTCTTAGGAAAGAGCAGATGACCAATCATTATGCAAAGGCTGGAACTTTCACGACAAAG GTTGGATTATGTGTGAACCTGAGGAATCTGCACTGGTTTGATTCAGCTGACCCAGACACATTTTTCCCACGATGCTACAGACTTGGGGCTGAGGATGAGAAGAATGCCTTTATTG AGGACTTCAGAAGGACAGCGTGTACCAGCTTCCTTCAGTATGTGGTGGAGAGAAGCTACAGGGCAATAG ATCAGAAGAAAGTCTGTAAGCGTCAGGCCCCGTCAGTGGTCCCGTCCAGAATGGTTCACAGTGCAATAGAGGTGTGCCAGGACTATTTGGACAGTTTTGACCACAGTGATCTAGACATCTCCTTGGATTCAACACCCACACTTAGTGACCAGCAGTGGTCAGAGTTTCTTCATAACTACTACCTGGCTGTCCA GTTTAATCAAATTTACACTCTGCTCCAACTCCACCCAGCTAATCCAGG CCATGGAGCACAGATAGAGGACAGTGTTCGTCACCTGCAAAGCTGTCAGGCCGTGCTGCATAGGCTGCGCAAGGTCAGTCCACAGCTGGACACAGACGGCGTGCACAACATCTGGATCATCAAACCCGGAGCAAAGTCTCGTGGAAGGG GTATCGTGTGCATTAATCGGCTGGAGGGGATACTGAGGTTGGTGGACAGTGATCCCACACTGATTAAGGACAGCAAGTGGGTGGTGCAGAAGTACATAGAACGGCCCTATCTGGTCCACGGAACCAAGTTCGACTTGCGACAGTGGTTCCTGGTGACTGACTGGAATCCTCTCACTGTGTGGTTCTACAGGAAGTGCTACCTGCGCTTCTCCACACAGCCCTACTCAGTGGACACACTGGACAG TTCAGTTCACCTGTGCAACAACTCCATCCAAAAGCACTTCCAGCCTTCTCAACAGCGCCACCCTCTGGTTCCCAAGGACAACATGTGGTCGTGCGAGCAATTTTGCACTTTCCTTGCCAGCCAGGGCCAGGAGGCCCAGTGGGCAAACGTGATAGTCCCGGGTATGAAGAAAGCCATAATTCATGCACTACAGACCGCACAGGACCTGGTGGAAACCAGACGTGGGAGCTTTGAACTGTACGGGGCTGATTTCATGTTGGGGCAGGACCTGCGCCCCTGGCTGATTGAGATCAATGCCAGCCCGACCATGGCGGCGTCCACGCCTGTGACTGCCAGGCTGTGTGCAGCTGTGCAGGAGGACACCTTGCGTGTTGTGCTGGACCACCGGCTGGACCGAGGTGCTGACACAGGAGCCTTTCAGCTCATATACAAGCAG gCTGTTGTCGAGGTTCCGCAATATGTAGGGGTCAACCTCCTTGTTGAGGGATCTCGTATCAAACGGCCCCACCCAGCCCGTTGTAAACATACGAACGTACCCATCGCTTCAAGGCGACGTCTTCCCGCTAAACAAAACGAATCTGCCACGGAGAAACCAAAGCCCCTGCCTAAACGCTGGATGAAGATGGGAGTGCAGCAGCTGACCTTAAACCCAGCTCCAGACGTGTCTAAGCACGCCTTTCAACTTGCGGAGTCCGGCAAGCTTGACCGTTCTGTGCCGGGGGCAGGCTCGCCGCAGGTGTCATCCCGATTGGCAGCACGCTCTCTGAACACACCCTCACGGAGGTCGTTATTCATGGGCCATGCAGCTTTGAGGCTGAGGCCAGGGCAAACACACCCTGCCAAGAAGGCCCAGCAGGGCCCTGTGCTGTCCCTATGCTTCACTGGCTCTCAGGAGCCGGAGGGAGAGCCCACTGTGCTAGCATCCAGCGCAGTCTCTGGTGTCCGCTTTCAGAGACGGTCACGGCAACATCAAAACCGGGCTATCCAGGCCACTGGTGTCGGAAAGATTACTTCTACAAGGCCTAAGTGTTAG
- the uqcrc1 gene encoding cytochrome b-c1 complex subunit 1, mitochondrial: MAASVCRFGGSVSRAFAKARSPVLLSLRRSQATVSYAQSVLGAPETQLTTLDNGLRIASEETGHATCTVGLWISVGSRYESEKNNGAGFFLEHLAFKGTKKYPQSALEQAVESMGAHLSAYTSREHTAYYMKTLTKDLPKAVEVLSEVVQGSSLSEADIEQQRGVVLRELEEVEGSLSDVCLDLLHATAYQGTPLSQSALGPSENARTLTRQHLVEFINSHYKAPRMVLAAAGGVNHADLVGLAKQHFSGVSFEYPDDAVPVLHPCRFTGSEVRYRDDAMPLAHVAIAVEGPGAASPDIVPLMVANAMIGSYDITFGGGKNLSSNLARRAADLGLCNSYQAFQTTYSDTGLMGIYFVTEKLKIEDMMHWAQNEWMNLCTTMTESDVTRGKNALKASLVGQLDGTTPICDDIGRQILNHGRRIPLAEWDAKIDAVTPKDVRDVCSKYIYDKCPAVSAVGPIEQLPDYNRMRSAMYWLRF; this comes from the exons ATGGCGGCGTCCGTGTGCCGATTCGGGGGATCCGTGAGCCGAGCTTTCGCCAAAGCTCGCAGC CCTGTCCTGCTCTCCCTGAGACGGAGCCAGGCCACAGTATCATATGCCCAAAGTGTCCTGGGCGCCCCAGAGACACAGCTCACCACCCTGGACAATGGACTGAGGATCGCCTCAGAGGAGACGGGCCATGCTACGTGTACT GTTGGCCTCTGGATCAGTGTAGGTAGTCGTTATGAGTCGGAGAAGAACAATGGTGCTGGATTCTTCTTGGAGCACTTGGCTTTCAAG GGCACAAAGAAGTACCCCCAGTCTGCCCTTGAGCAGGCAGTGGAGTCGATGGGAGCTCATTTGAGTGCGTACACTTCTCGTGAACACACTGCGTACTACATGAAGACCCTGACTAAAGATCTGCCAAAAG CGGTGGAAGTGCTGTCCGAGGTGGTGCAGGGCTCCTCTCTGAGCGAGGCGGACATCGAGCAGCAGAGAGGTGTGGTGCTCCGGGagctggaggaggtggagggcaGTCTGTCGGACGTCTGCCTGGACCTGCTCCACGCCACTGCCTACCAGGGCACTCCGCTCAGCCAGAGCGCGCTCGGACCATCTGAGAATgctag GACTTTGACTCGGCAGCATCTGGTGGAGTTCATCAACAGCCACTACAAGGCCCCTCGCATGGTCCTGGCGGCCGCTGGAG GTGTGAACCACGCAGACCTAGTGGGTCTGGCCAAGCAGCACTTCAGCGGTGTGTCGTTTGAGTATCCGGACGACGCTGTGCCCGTACTGCACCCCTGCCGCTTCACTGGCAGCGAG GTTCGATACCGTGATGATGCTATGCCCCTGGCACATGTTGCTATCGCTGTAGAGGGACCAGGGGCTGCCAGTCCCGATATTGTGCCCCTCATGGTTGCTAATGCCATGATCGGCAGCTATGACATCACATTTGGAGGTGGCAAg AACCTGAGCAGTAACTTGGCACGTCGGGCTGCGGATTTAGGCTTGTGCAACAGCTACCAGGCCTTCCAGACTACCTACAGTGATACAGGACTGATGGGCATCTATTTCGTCACAGAGAAACTCAAGATCGAGGACATGATGCACTGGGCCCAAAACGAATG GATGAATCTGTGCACCACAATGACAGAGAGTGATGTCACCAGAGGAAAGAACGCCCTGAAGGCCAGTTTAGTAGGACAACTTGATG GTACTACACCAATCTGTGATGACATTGGCAGACAGATTCTCAACCATGGCCGCCGTATCCCGCTGGCTGAGTGGGATGCCAAGATTGAT GCTGTAACCCCCAAGGATGTGCGTGATGTTTGCAGCAAATACATCTATGACAAATGTCCCGCCGTGTCCGCTGTCG